CCGGGCTCAGCGGCGCAATCTGCCGCACCGAGCCATCCCCGAAATATTCGCGATTGATCCGCGCCGCCGGGAATACCAACGGAATGGCACTGGAGGCCATGAGATGCTCAACATCGATCCTGGCACGCAGGCCGATGCGTGAAGCACGCTGCCAGCCGTCTGGCAAATGCGGCGCGGCTTGAAAAAAGCTCACCGACTGACCAGAGGTATAACCCGACGCAGTAATAGACAGTGCCAGCAAAGCGCCTTCATCAATACTGCGCGCAATGCCGTCGAAGTCGACCAGACCAGAAAGCATTTCGCGCAATGGCGCGTTATCGAGCAAGGAGCGCGGATTATGTTTGCCCAAGCCACCAGCCAGCATTGAAACAATCCAGTGGGCTGCGCTTTTGGCCAAGCTGAAAACACCGGCGTGATAGATGCGATCTGGCGTCAATTCCAGCCACGAGCGCGCGAGGTGGCGCACTGCCTCTTGAAAACTGGATGCCTTGGAAGCCAGCCCGGCGGCGTTGATCGCCCCGGCTGAAGTGCCACAGATAATCGGAAAAGGATTGGTTTCTTGTTGTGGCTGCAGCCGGGCGATGGCCAGCAACACACCCACCTGATACGCCGCCCGCGCCCCGCCGCCAGACAACACCAGTGCGCAAGCGCCACGCTCACGTGTTGGCGTGTTCTCAGCTTCATCCATCTCACGTCTCCCCATTCTTGATAGCCGTTTTAACGGATTTATATTTCTTGTATTGGCCAACATACGTCCCTGCTCGATGGGCCTAATCGGGCACCACGGGCGAGCCCGGCGCCCCACTCCGACGCAGTGTCACAATATGCGTCCAACATATTGCACTGAGCCGGTGCAACGAGCGAACTGGACGCCGCCAGGCAGGCGTTTTCTGTACAAATTGCAACACGCCTCGTTAATTCGGCCATTACGACGGCATAGGCGTAAGTGATTTATCCCGGTATAATCGACTTTTGGCGTGAAAGGATTCGCACATGCGCATCGTGCAAAAAGCCCTGACCTTCGACGACGTTCTGCTCGTCCCGGCCCACTCTGACGTTCTGCCTCGTGATGTCAGCCTTGGAACTCAATTCACCCGCGATATCCGGCTGAATCTGCCGCTCGTGTCCGCTGCAATGGACACCGTGACAGAAGCCCCTCTGGCGATTGCTATCGCTCAGGAAGGCGGCATCGGTATTGTTCACAAGAACATGTCGGCCAAGCTGCAAGCGAAAGAAGTTTCCAACGTTAAACGTTACGAATCCGGCATCGTTAAAGATCCGCTGATCGTTGCACCGGAAATGCTGGTGCGCGACGTGCTGAATCTGACTCGTCAGCATCGTATTTCCGGCTTCCCGGTTATTGACTCCAAAGGCGTGGTTGTTGGCATTGTCACCAACCGTGACCTGCGTTTCGAAACCCGTCTGGATGTCCCGGTCGCCAGCATCATGACCCCGAAAGACAAGCTGATCGTGGTGCGTGAAGGCGCTTCCATCGAAGAAGCACGCCATCTGATGCACGATCACAAACTGGAACGCGTTCTGGTTGTGAACGAGGCCTTCCAGTTGCGCGGTCTGATTACCGTTAAAGACATTATCAAAACCAGCGAACACCCGTTTGCGGCCAAGGATGAACTGGGTCGTCTGCGTGTTGGCGCTGCGGTTGGTACTGGCGACGGCACCGAAGAACGCGTCACCTTGCTGGCGGAAGCCGGCGTTGACGTGATCGTGGTTGATACCGCTCACGGCCACAGCCAGGGCGTGATCAGCCGCGTGAACTGGGTGAAGCGCAACTTCCCGAACGTACAAGTGATTGGTGGCAATATCGCCACCGCAGCTGCTGCTCGCGCACTGGTTGATGCTGGCGCCGATGCAGTCAAGGTCGGTATCGGCCCGGGCTCCATCTGCACAACACGTATTGTGGCAGGCGTTGGCGTACCGCAAATCTCTGCCGTAGCCAATGTGGCTGAAGCACTGGCTGGCACTGGCGTGCCGCTGATTGCTGACGGTGGCATCCGCTTCTCTGGCGATATCGCCAAGGCGATTGCTGCTGGTGCCCACACCGTCATGCTGGGTGG
This genomic interval from Silvimonas soli contains the following:
- the guaB gene encoding IMP dehydrogenase is translated as MRIVQKALTFDDVLLVPAHSDVLPRDVSLGTQFTRDIRLNLPLVSAAMDTVTEAPLAIAIAQEGGIGIVHKNMSAKLQAKEVSNVKRYESGIVKDPLIVAPEMLVRDVLNLTRQHRISGFPVIDSKGVVVGIVTNRDLRFETRLDVPVASIMTPKDKLIVVREGASIEEARHLMHDHKLERVLVVNEAFQLRGLITVKDIIKTSEHPFAAKDELGRLRVGAAVGTGDGTEERVTLLAEAGVDVIVVDTAHGHSQGVISRVNWVKRNFPNVQVIGGNIATAAAARALVDAGADAVKVGIGPGSICTTRIVAGVGVPQISAVANVAEALAGTGVPLIADGGIRFSGDIAKAIAAGAHTVMLGGLLAGTEEAPGEVELYQGRSYKSYRGMGSLGAMQQGSSDRYFQEENTANADKLVPEGIEGRVPYKGSVTAIVHQLMGGLRSSMGYLGCASIEQMHQKAEFVQITSAGIRESHVHDVQITKEAPNYRVE
- a CDS encoding patatin-like phospholipase family protein is translated as MDEAENTPTRERGACALVLSGGGARAAYQVGVLLAIARLQPQQETNPFPIICGTSAGAINAAGLASKASSFQEAVRHLARSWLELTPDRIYHAGVFSLAKSAAHWIVSMLAGGLGKHNPRSLLDNAPLREMLSGLVDFDGIARSIDEGALLALSITASGYTSGQSVSFFQAAPHLPDGWQRASRIGLRARIDVEHLMASSAIPLVFPAARINREYFGDGSVRQIAPLSPAIHLGARKMLVVGVAPQAEPPREKVSEYPSLAQVAGHLLNSVFLDAMEADLERVQRVNKTINLLTPEVLAEHRTELRPIEVLTIAPSRPLERLVMPHRKRFPPGLRFLLSGLGAFRRQGSVLSSYLLFHGDYVRQLIRLGYRDAMARRTELVRFLAD